The Petropleomorpha daqingensis genome includes a window with the following:
- a CDS encoding COG4315 family predicted lipoprotein translates to MVRKIGIITVFAAGALTLAACGGSSGSGGSSAASGSSTSSSSSAAAATDLASWDSPLGTIVVDDKAQTVYVFDKDTPGAASACTGTCVPLWPALTTTSSTPTVTGVTGMVGTAPTADGKQQVTLDGHRLYVFSGDSAAKQTNGQGFMGLWWAVAPDGTKVTGTASSGSSSAPSSSSGQPSYTY, encoded by the coding sequence GTGGTGCGCAAGATCGGGATCATCACGGTGTTCGCCGCGGGGGCGCTCACCCTGGCCGCCTGCGGTGGCTCGAGCGGGTCCGGCGGCTCGAGCGCGGCGTCCGGCTCGAGCACGTCGTCGAGCAGCTCCGCTGCTGCGGCGACCGACCTCGCGTCCTGGGACAGCCCGCTGGGCACGATCGTGGTCGACGACAAGGCCCAGACCGTGTACGTGTTCGACAAGGACACCCCCGGCGCGGCGAGTGCCTGCACCGGCACCTGCGTCCCGCTGTGGCCGGCGCTGACCACCACGTCGTCCACGCCCACGGTCACCGGCGTCACCGGCATGGTGGGCACCGCGCCGACGGCCGACGGCAAGCAGCAGGTGACCCTCGACGGGCACCGGCTCTACGTCTTCTCCGGCGACTCCGCCGCCAAGCAGACCAACGGCCAGGGCTTCATGGGCCTCTGGTGGGCGGTCGCGCCGGACGGCACGAAGGTCACCGGGACGGCGTCGTCCGGCTCGTCGTCGGCCCCGTCGAGCTCCTCCGGCCAGCCCTCGTACACCTACTGA
- a CDS encoding methyl-accepting chemotaxis protein: MLKNLSISRRLALGFLVVVLSMVGLTAIGVTRVSTINDHLTTINDLNSVKQRYAINFRGSVHDRSIAVRDVVLAKTADEVRQQSELIDQLTQKYTDSAGPMDDLFAVASNANAEERAALADITKVEERTLPLIEQIVQMRTGGNMIAAVGALDQAKPLFVEWLRAVNVLIDMEEAMNQKLSADARSVASGFLLTMVLFCAAAAVLAALIAWHLTRGITRPLAQAEAAFAAVAEGDLTQRLEVSSKDEVGRMAQSMNTALSSIGEVMSTFRSAIQALTTASTRVGDLSRQISIGAAESSAQAGVVAAAATEVSRNVQTVAAGSEQMGASIREIAHNANEAATVAGKAVVAVGTTTETVSRLGESSRTIGDVVKVISSIAEQTNLLALNATIEAARAGDAGKGFAVVANEVKELSQETARATEDIARRVEAIQADTTSAVSAIAEVSEVITQINDYQTTIASAVEEQTATTNEMNRSVGEAATGTGQIADNIEAVASVAHSTTEHVGAAQEAAGELAGVSRRLEELVSGFRF, encoded by the coding sequence TTGCTGAAGAACCTGTCCATCAGCCGGCGGCTCGCGCTCGGCTTCCTCGTCGTCGTCCTGAGCATGGTCGGGCTCACCGCCATCGGCGTGACCCGCGTCAGCACGATCAACGACCACCTGACGACGATCAACGACCTCAACTCGGTCAAGCAGAGGTACGCGATCAACTTCCGCGGCAGCGTGCACGACCGCTCGATCGCGGTGCGCGACGTCGTGCTGGCGAAGACGGCGGACGAGGTCCGGCAGCAGTCGGAGCTGATCGACCAGCTGACGCAGAAGTACACCGACTCGGCCGGTCCGATGGACGACCTGTTCGCCGTGGCGTCCAACGCGAACGCCGAGGAGCGCGCGGCGCTGGCCGACATCACGAAGGTGGAGGAGCGGACCCTCCCGCTGATCGAGCAGATCGTGCAGATGCGGACGGGCGGCAACATGATCGCCGCGGTGGGTGCGCTCGACCAGGCCAAGCCGCTGTTCGTCGAGTGGCTGCGCGCGGTCAACGTGCTCATCGACATGGAGGAGGCGATGAACCAGAAGCTGTCGGCCGATGCCCGCAGCGTCGCCTCCGGCTTCCTCCTCACCATGGTGCTGTTCTGCGCGGCCGCCGCCGTCCTGGCCGCCCTCATCGCGTGGCACCTCACCCGCGGCATCACCCGCCCGCTCGCGCAGGCCGAGGCGGCGTTCGCCGCCGTGGCCGAGGGTGACCTGACCCAGCGGCTCGAGGTCTCCTCGAAGGACGAGGTCGGCCGGATGGCGCAGTCGATGAACACGGCGCTGTCGTCGATCGGCGAGGTCATGTCCACCTTCCGCAGCGCCATCCAGGCGCTGACGACGGCCAGCACGCGGGTGGGCGACCTCAGCCGGCAGATCTCCATCGGCGCAGCGGAGTCCTCCGCCCAGGCCGGCGTCGTCGCGGCGGCCGCGACCGAGGTCTCGCGCAACGTGCAGACCGTCGCCGCCGGTTCCGAGCAGATGGGGGCGTCGATCCGCGAGATCGCGCACAACGCCAACGAGGCGGCCACCGTGGCCGGCAAGGCGGTGGTCGCCGTCGGGACGACGACCGAGACCGTCTCCCGGCTCGGCGAGTCCAGCCGCACGATCGGCGACGTCGTCAAGGTGATCAGCTCGATCGCCGAGCAGACCAACCTGCTGGCCCTCAACGCCACGATCGAGGCCGCCCGGGCGGGCGACGCCGGCAAGGGCTTCGCCGTCGTGGCGAACGAGGTCAAGGAGCTGTCGCAGGAGACCGCCCGTGCGACCGAGGACATCGCCCGGCGGGTGGAGGCCATCCAGGCCGACACCACCAGCGCCGTCAGCGCGATCGCGGAGGTGTCCGAGGTGATCACGCAGATCAACGACTACCAGACCACGATCGCCTCCGCGGTCGAGGAGCAGACCGCGACCACCAACGAGATGAACCGCAGCGTCGGTGAGGCCGCGACCGGAACCGGTCAGATCGCGGACAACATCGAAGCGGTCGCGAGCGTCGCCCACTCCACGACCGAGCACGTCGGCGCGGCGCAGGAGGCGGCCGGCGAGCTCGCCGGGGTCTCGCGGCGGCTCGAGGAACTGGTGTCGGGCTTCCGCTTCTGA
- a CDS encoding cysteine desulfurase-like protein, which yields MGDGGLDVARVRGLFPALADGFVHTDGPAGTLLPESVARAVAHAMRLPVANRGGVFPASGRAEAIVSAARSAVADLVGGTPAGVIFGANMTTLTYRIARTLARTWRPGDEVVVSRLDHDANIRPWLQLAEETGVLVRWAEVDIETGDLPAWQYDQLLTERTRLVAVTAASNAIGTRPDVAAIAARAHAVGALVYVDAVHAAPHVYLDRRALGADFLALSAYKWCGPHVGAVVADPALLGQMWPDKVLPASDRVPERFETGTPPFELLAGVPAAVDHLAALSADGTGSRRERLQTSMAAVAAYEGELFGWLDDALRAMRHVQVLGSPEDRTPTLSFTVANLAPRQVTAELSRRGICAWDGDYYARELFDALGVNEAGGAVRLGLAHYNTAEEVGYVIDAVSALRLR from the coding sequence GTGGGGGACGGCGGTCTCGACGTGGCGCGGGTGCGAGGCCTGTTCCCGGCGCTCGCCGACGGCTTCGTGCACACCGACGGCCCGGCGGGCACGCTGCTGCCGGAGAGCGTGGCCCGCGCCGTCGCGCACGCGATGCGGCTGCCGGTCGCCAACCGCGGGGGCGTGTTCCCGGCGTCCGGGCGGGCCGAGGCGATCGTGTCCGCCGCCCGCTCCGCCGTCGCCGACCTGGTCGGCGGCACGCCGGCCGGTGTCATCTTCGGCGCCAACATGACCACCCTGACCTACCGGATCGCGCGCACCCTGGCGCGCACCTGGCGGCCGGGGGACGAGGTGGTGGTCAGCCGGCTGGACCACGACGCCAACATCCGGCCGTGGCTGCAGCTGGCCGAGGAGACCGGCGTCCTCGTGCGCTGGGCCGAGGTGGACATCGAGACCGGTGACCTGCCCGCCTGGCAGTACGACCAGCTGCTCACCGAGCGGACCCGGCTGGTCGCCGTCACCGCGGCGAGCAACGCGATCGGCACCCGGCCGGACGTCGCCGCGATCGCCGCCCGGGCGCACGCCGTGGGCGCGCTGGTCTACGTCGACGCCGTGCACGCCGCCCCGCACGTCTACCTCGACCGCCGCGCCCTGGGCGCGGACTTCCTCGCGCTGTCGGCCTACAAGTGGTGCGGCCCGCACGTCGGCGCGGTCGTGGCCGACCCGGCGCTGCTCGGGCAGATGTGGCCGGACAAGGTGCTGCCCGCCTCCGACCGGGTGCCCGAGCGGTTCGAGACCGGCACCCCGCCGTTCGAGCTGCTCGCCGGCGTGCCCGCGGCCGTCGACCACCTCGCCGCGCTGAGCGCGGACGGGACCGGCTCGCGGCGCGAGCGGCTGCAGACCTCGATGGCCGCGGTGGCCGCCTACGAGGGCGAGCTGTTCGGTTGGCTGGACGACGCCCTGCGCGCGATGCGGCACGTGCAGGTGCTCGGCAGCCCCGAGGACCGGACGCCGACCCTGTCGTTCACCGTCGCGAACCTCGCGCCGCGGCAGGTGACCGCGGAGCTGTCCCGGCGCGGCATCTGCGCCTGGGACGGCGACTACTACGCCCGCGAGCTGTTCGACGCGCTCGGCGTCAACGAGGCCGGCGGGGCGGTGCGCCTGGGCCTGGCGCACTACAACACGGCCGAGGAGGTCGGCTACGTGATCGACGCCGTGTCCGCCCTCCGCCTGCGCTGA
- a CDS encoding HAD family hydrolase, translated as MSDWRPRLIASDMDGTLLRWDDTVSEATVAELARWRAEGVPIVLATGRPPRWMVKIREVLEVGTAVCCNGAVLLDLESFTIVDEDALAPAVLQDVVTELRRRLPGTRFAVEYGLEFRHEPGYHPRWDVNAPGVATAPLEELVTAPVAKLLARHDDLDAAPFVTTVEEVVADRATVTSSSSDALAEISALGITKATGLAKVAARHGVGPEDIVVFGDMPNDIAAFEWVRAAGGRAVAMAQAHPDLLAAATDVTHSNEDDGVAEFLRSL; from the coding sequence GTGTCTGACTGGCGGCCCCGGCTCATCGCCAGCGACATGGACGGCACCCTGCTGCGCTGGGACGACACGGTCAGCGAGGCCACCGTCGCCGAGCTCGCCCGCTGGCGCGCCGAGGGGGTCCCGATCGTCCTGGCGACCGGGCGCCCGCCGCGCTGGATGGTCAAGATCCGCGAGGTCCTCGAGGTCGGGACGGCGGTCTGCTGCAACGGCGCCGTGCTGCTCGACCTCGAGAGCTTCACGATCGTCGACGAGGACGCGCTCGCGCCCGCGGTGCTGCAGGACGTCGTCACCGAGCTGCGCCGGCGGCTGCCGGGCACCCGGTTCGCCGTGGAGTACGGCCTGGAGTTCCGTCACGAGCCCGGCTACCACCCCCGCTGGGACGTGAACGCGCCCGGCGTGGCGACGGCTCCGCTGGAGGAGCTGGTCACCGCCCCCGTCGCCAAGCTGCTGGCCCGCCACGACGACCTCGACGCCGCCCCGTTCGTGACCACCGTCGAGGAGGTCGTCGCCGACCGCGCCACGGTGACCAGCTCGTCGTCCGACGCGCTGGCCGAGATCTCCGCGCTCGGGATCACCAAGGCCACCGGCCTGGCCAAGGTCGCCGCCCGCCACGGCGTCGGTCCGGAGGACATCGTCGTCTTCGGCGACATGCCCAACGACATCGCGGCGTTCGAGTGGGTGCGGGCAGCCGGCGGTCGAGCGGTCGCGATGGCGCAGGCCCATCCGGACCTGCTGGCCGCGGCCACCGACGTCACGCACAGCAACGAGGACGACGGCGTCGCGGAGTTCCTCCGCTCCCTCTGA
- a CDS encoding methyl-accepting chemotaxis protein: MDVEPQPTAQVEGGKSGNGFGLRTRMLGAILVVALATIVVGVVGINRMSALSDEASRVYDEGAKPLDGLRQLQSDWWELSAYTARAAITALPPASIQSAQQSAAQMVQTLSDQTAVVAKMQLSPEAEQAFAEFGQAVQTYLQALAKVQQPNQPMAVIGPLLQTMDEQEAIIAKSLVTATEAAAAQATAVAADARDAYTSARTLTIVIIGIGVIVAVVLALVVAQGVIRPARRIREVLGQVAAGDLSVRAGATGGGELGEVAASLDDTLESLGHVMNLVRGSATRLSDASAQLDAASQAIADNARTAAGQAEAVVTSAGEVASSVDTVAAGSSQMESAIREIAHNATEAARVAGQAVDVAENTTNTVGKLGDSSQEIATVVKLINGIAEQTNLLALNATIEAARAGEAGKGFAVVASEVKELAQETARATEDISKRVEAIQADTAGAVEAISQISSVIAEINDFQATIAAAVEEQTATTNEMNRNVAEAASGSQDIAAAISGLAAGTQETNQRVDDAQRAAAELARMSGELQDAVARFTV, translated from the coding sequence ATGGACGTCGAACCCCAGCCCACCGCGCAGGTCGAGGGAGGGAAGAGCGGGAACGGCTTCGGGCTGAGGACCCGCATGCTCGGCGCGATCCTCGTCGTCGCGCTCGCCACGATCGTCGTCGGCGTCGTCGGCATCAACCGCATGTCGGCGCTGAGCGACGAGGCGTCCCGCGTCTACGACGAGGGCGCCAAGCCGCTCGACGGACTGCGCCAGCTGCAGTCGGACTGGTGGGAGCTCTCGGCCTACACCGCCCGCGCCGCGATCACCGCCCTGCCGCCCGCGTCCATCCAGTCGGCGCAGCAGAGCGCGGCCCAGATGGTCCAGACCCTGAGCGACCAGACCGCCGTGGTGGCCAAGATGCAGCTGTCCCCGGAGGCCGAGCAGGCGTTCGCGGAGTTCGGCCAGGCCGTCCAGACCTACCTGCAGGCCCTCGCGAAGGTCCAGCAGCCCAACCAGCCGATGGCGGTGATCGGTCCGCTGCTGCAGACGATGGACGAGCAGGAAGCGATCATCGCGAAGAGCCTGGTCACCGCGACCGAGGCCGCCGCGGCGCAGGCCACCGCGGTCGCCGCCGACGCGCGCGACGCCTACACCTCCGCTCGGACGCTCACCATCGTGATCATCGGGATCGGCGTGATCGTGGCCGTCGTCCTGGCGCTCGTCGTGGCCCAAGGGGTGATCCGGCCGGCGCGCCGGATCCGCGAGGTGCTCGGACAGGTCGCCGCGGGTGATCTGTCCGTGCGGGCCGGCGCCACCGGCGGCGGCGAGCTGGGTGAGGTCGCCGCCTCGCTGGACGACACGCTGGAGTCGCTGGGCCACGTCATGAACCTCGTGCGCGGCTCCGCCACCCGCCTGTCCGATGCCTCCGCGCAGCTCGACGCCGCGTCGCAGGCGATCGCCGACAACGCCCGGACGGCGGCCGGTCAGGCCGAGGCGGTCGTGACCTCCGCCGGCGAGGTGGCCTCCAGCGTGGACACCGTCGCGGCGGGCTCCTCGCAGATGGAGTCGGCGATCCGGGAGATCGCGCACAACGCGACCGAGGCGGCGCGCGTCGCCGGCCAGGCCGTGGACGTCGCCGAGAACACCACCAACACCGTGGGCAAGCTCGGCGACTCGTCGCAGGAGATCGCCACCGTGGTCAAGCTGATCAACGGCATCGCCGAGCAGACCAACCTGCTGGCGCTCAACGCCACGATCGAGGCCGCCCGCGCCGGTGAGGCGGGCAAGGGCTTCGCCGTCGTCGCCTCGGAGGTCAAGGAGCTCGCGCAGGAGACGGCGCGGGCGACCGAGGACATCTCCAAGCGGGTCGAGGCCATCCAGGCCGACACGGCCGGGGCGGTCGAGGCGATCAGCCAGATCTCGTCGGTGATCGCGGAGATCAACGACTTCCAGGCGACCATCGCCGCCGCCGTGGAGGAGCAGACGGCGACGACGAACGAGATGAACCGCAACGTCGCCGAGGCGGCCAGCGGCTCGCAGGACATCGCCGCGGCGATCTCCGGTCTCGCCGCCGGGACGCAGGAGACCAACCAGCGGGTCGACGACGCCCAGCGCGCCGCGGCCGAACTGGCCCGGATGAGCGGCGAGCTGCAGGACGCCGTCGCCCGCTTCACCGTGTAA
- a CDS encoding bacterial proteasome activator family protein yields MTAPGSGSEGPQQIVVVGPDGRPMGTMPMPQDDGQGGQEGGLSVGDMVEEPAKVMRIGTMIKQLLEEVRAAPLDDASRNRLRDIHAASIRELEDGLSPDLREELERITLPFSENATPSDAELRIAQAQLVGWLEGVFHGIQTALFAQQMAARAQLEEMRRGGRALPGGQPQQPDFRPGGGQYL; encoded by the coding sequence ATGACGGCACCGGGAAGCGGCAGCGAAGGTCCTCAGCAGATCGTCGTGGTGGGGCCCGACGGCCGGCCCATGGGCACGATGCCCATGCCCCAGGACGATGGTCAGGGCGGCCAGGAGGGCGGGCTCAGCGTCGGCGACATGGTCGAGGAGCCGGCCAAGGTCATGCGGATCGGCACGATGATCAAGCAGCTCCTCGAGGAGGTGCGCGCGGCGCCGCTGGACGACGCCAGCCGCAACCGGCTGCGCGACATCCACGCCGCGTCGATCCGCGAGCTCGAGGACGGCCTCTCCCCCGACCTGCGGGAGGAGCTGGAGCGGATCACCCTGCCGTTCAGCGAGAACGCGACGCCGTCCGACGCCGAGCTGCGGATCGCCCAGGCGCAGCTGGTCGGCTGGCTCGAGGGCGTCTTCCACGGCATCCAGACGGCCCTGTTCGCCCAGCAGATGGCCGCCCGCGCGCAGCTCGAGGAGATGCGCCGCGGCGGGCGGGCGCTGCCCGGCGGCCAGCCGCAGCAGCCCGACTTCCGCCCGGGCGGCGGGCAGTATCTCTAG
- a CDS encoding HAD family hydrolase: MSSPGVLPSSGQAAPGSDDVVPLPDLGGWRPRLVATDLDGTLLDSAGAVTPRTRAALEACWDAGIPVVGATGRGPRLLDSVREALDGRGVAVLAQGGFVVDLERDEVLRAVGLPREQAMSVIEEIEAVTGPLVLAVEDAAEQAESRRPLRVQHGFDWPYPEPAHLLPRDRVLPEGAVLKVFLRSSALGQDELLARARRVVDPAVAEVTHAGLGFIEVLPPGITKATGLGVALGRYGVDFGDVLVFGDMPNDLPMIGAVAAAGGRAVAVANAHPAVRAAAPERTSGNDADGVARYLEAVLGV; this comes from the coding sequence GTGAGCTCACCCGGCGTCCTCCCCTCCTCCGGGCAGGCCGCCCCCGGTTCGGACGACGTCGTCCCGCTGCCCGACCTCGGTGGCTGGCGGCCGCGGCTGGTCGCCACCGACCTCGACGGCACGCTGCTGGACTCCGCCGGCGCCGTGACCCCGCGGACGCGGGCCGCGCTCGAGGCGTGCTGGGACGCCGGGATCCCGGTGGTCGGCGCGACCGGCCGCGGCCCGCGGCTCCTCGACAGCGTCCGCGAGGCGCTGGACGGGCGCGGGGTCGCCGTCCTGGCCCAGGGTGGGTTCGTCGTCGACCTCGAGCGCGACGAGGTGCTGCGCGCGGTCGGGCTGCCCCGGGAGCAGGCGATGTCGGTCATCGAGGAGATCGAGGCCGTCACCGGTCCCCTGGTCCTCGCGGTCGAGGACGCCGCCGAGCAGGCCGAGTCGCGGCGGCCGCTGCGGGTGCAGCACGGCTTCGACTGGCCGTACCCGGAGCCGGCGCACCTGCTGCCCCGCGACCGGGTGCTCCCGGAGGGCGCCGTCCTCAAGGTCTTCCTGCGCTCGTCGGCCCTCGGGCAGGACGAGCTGCTGGCCCGGGCGCGGCGCGTCGTCGACCCGGCGGTCGCCGAGGTGACCCACGCGGGCCTGGGCTTCATCGAGGTGCTCCCGCCGGGTATCACCAAGGCGACCGGCCTGGGCGTCGCGCTGGGCCGCTACGGGGTCGACTTCGGCGACGTCCTGGTCTTCGGCGACATGCCCAACGACCTGCCGATGATCGGCGCCGTCGCGGCGGCCGGCGGCCGGGCGGTGGCCGTCGCCAACGCGCACCCCGCCGTCCGGGCGGCGGCGCCGGAACGGACGAGCGGCAACGACGCCGACGGCGTGGCCCGCTACCTCGAAGCGGTGCTCGGTGTCTGA
- a CDS encoding hemerythrin domain-containing protein, translating to MTAQTPALPFPVTPRRPGDPEADLTGFTLIHRALRAGTRDLAVAATAIAAGASCRASRRDAYVAFATEVLHEIHLHHTREDDVLWPVIAASAGAVVDLEPLTDDHTELHAVLARAEEALTAFAGATDVRAAAAPLGAVLTEMADLLDEHIVEEEAEVFPVIRAHVSAKDFAACEKRFQKGSGPKHMMFVLPWIIAQCSPAERAEVLAIAPAPLKVLLRLGEGRWQRRRALVVGA from the coding sequence ATGACCGCTCAGACCCCCGCCCTGCCGTTCCCCGTCACCCCGCGCCGACCCGGCGACCCGGAGGCCGACCTGACCGGGTTCACCCTCATCCACCGCGCGCTGCGCGCCGGCACCCGCGACCTCGCCGTCGCGGCGACCGCGATCGCCGCCGGTGCCTCGTGCCGTGCGTCGCGGCGGGACGCCTACGTCGCCTTCGCCACCGAGGTGCTGCACGAGATCCACCTGCACCACACCCGCGAGGACGACGTCCTCTGGCCGGTCATCGCGGCCTCCGCCGGCGCCGTGGTCGACCTCGAGCCGCTCACCGACGACCACACCGAGCTGCACGCGGTCCTCGCCCGCGCCGAGGAGGCCCTGACGGCGTTCGCCGGCGCGACCGACGTCCGCGCCGCGGCCGCCCCGCTGGGCGCCGTCCTCACCGAGATGGCCGACCTGCTCGACGAGCACATCGTCGAGGAGGAGGCGGAGGTGTTCCCGGTGATCCGCGCGCACGTCTCGGCGAAGGACTTCGCGGCCTGCGAGAAGCGGTTCCAGAAGGGCTCGGGCCCCAAGCACATGATGTTCGTGCTGCCCTGGATCATCGCGCAGTGCTCGCCGGCGGAGCGGGCCGAGGTGCTGGCGATCGCGCCGGCGCCGCTCAAGGTCCTGCTCAGGCTCGGCGAGGGCCGCTGGCAGCGCCGCCGCGCCCTCGTCGTCGGCGCGTAG
- a CDS encoding D-cysteine desulfhydrase family protein: protein MDAAVPHVLLGTWPTPLEPAPRLARALGLADEDLWLKRDDLVGLAGGGNKVRKLEFTVGAALDDGADVLVTTGAAQSNHARLTAAAGARVGLDVVLVLAGSAGAASSGNLALDGLLGARVVWAGDADLEATALSVADDLRAQGRTPAVIPFGGSSAVGARGYARCAAELLEQAPDLVRVVTAVGSGGTMAGLVAVLGPARVLGVDCGAVTDPAAEVARLLTGLTGTPYDPAVLRIRRDQVGEGYGALTEPVLDALSTAARAEGVVLDPVYTGRALAGLTAAVADGDVVPGERTVLLHSGGLPGLFGHAAAVARAESLLE, encoded by the coding sequence GTGGATGCCGCTGTTCCGCACGTGCTGCTGGGCACCTGGCCGACCCCGCTCGAACCCGCGCCCCGGCTCGCCCGCGCGCTCGGCCTCGCCGATGAGGACCTGTGGCTCAAGCGCGACGACCTGGTCGGCCTGGCCGGCGGCGGTAACAAGGTCCGCAAGCTCGAGTTCACCGTCGGTGCCGCGCTGGACGACGGCGCGGACGTGCTGGTCACCACCGGGGCGGCGCAGAGCAACCACGCCCGGCTGACCGCAGCGGCCGGCGCCCGGGTCGGGCTCGACGTCGTCCTGGTGCTGGCCGGTTCCGCCGGTGCCGCGTCGTCGGGGAACCTGGCGCTGGACGGCCTGCTCGGCGCCCGGGTGGTGTGGGCCGGCGACGCCGACCTCGAGGCCACCGCGCTGTCGGTGGCCGACGACCTCCGCGCGCAGGGGCGCACCCCCGCCGTGATCCCGTTCGGCGGGTCCAGCGCGGTGGGCGCCCGGGGCTACGCGCGGTGCGCCGCCGAGCTGCTCGAGCAGGCGCCGGACCTGGTGCGGGTGGTGACCGCGGTGGGATCGGGCGGCACGATGGCCGGGCTGGTCGCCGTCCTGGGGCCCGCGCGGGTGCTGGGCGTGGACTGCGGGGCGGTGACCGACCCGGCCGCGGAGGTGGCCCGGCTGCTCACCGGGCTGACCGGGACGCCGTACGACCCGGCGGTGCTGCGGATCCGCCGCGACCAGGTCGGCGAGGGCTACGGCGCGCTCACCGAGCCGGTGCTCGACGCGCTGAGCACCGCTGCCCGCGCCGAGGGCGTCGTCCTCGACCCGGTCTACACCGGGCGGGCGCTGGCCGGGCTGACCGCCGCGGTCGCCGACGGCGACGTCGTCCCGGGGGAGCGGACCGTGCTGCTGCACTCGGGCGGGCTGCCCGGGCTGTTCGGGCACGCCGCTGCCGTGGCGCGGGCGGAGTCGCTGCTGGAGTGA
- a CDS encoding NAD(P)H-quinone oxidoreductase, producing the protein MRAVTIAEPGGPEVLGWGEVPDPVCGPGEVVVDVAATAVNRADLLQRQGFYPPPPGASEILGLECSGIVSEVGEGVTGWRVGDEVCALLAGGGYAERVAVPAGQLLPRPAGVELATAAGLPEVTCTVWSNVFLLAGLTRGDCFLVHGGSSGIGTMAIQLAARAGARVFTTAGSAEKLEFCRELGAEVLINYRDEDFVERVREETDGAGVDVVLDNMGAKYLARNVDALAVGGRLVSIGMQGGTKAELDLGLLMRKRASVHATTLRSRPPAGPGGKAEIVAAVRHDVWPDVERGVVRPIIDRRLPMSRAAEAHRVVEASEHIGKVLLLPED; encoded by the coding sequence ATGCGCGCCGTCACGATCGCAGAACCCGGTGGCCCCGAGGTGCTCGGCTGGGGTGAGGTCCCCGACCCCGTCTGCGGCCCGGGCGAGGTGGTCGTGGACGTCGCCGCGACCGCGGTGAACCGCGCCGACCTGCTGCAGCGGCAGGGCTTCTACCCGCCGCCGCCCGGCGCGAGCGAGATCCTCGGCCTGGAGTGCAGCGGCATCGTCAGCGAGGTCGGCGAGGGCGTGACCGGCTGGCGGGTGGGCGACGAGGTGTGCGCGCTGCTCGCCGGCGGCGGGTACGCCGAGCGGGTCGCCGTCCCGGCCGGTCAGCTGCTCCCCCGTCCGGCCGGCGTCGAGCTGGCCACCGCGGCCGGGCTGCCCGAGGTGACCTGCACGGTCTGGTCCAACGTGTTCCTGCTGGCCGGGCTCACCCGCGGCGACTGCTTCCTGGTGCACGGCGGCTCCAGCGGCATCGGCACGATGGCGATCCAGCTGGCCGCGCGGGCCGGTGCACGGGTGTTCACCACCGCCGGCAGCGCCGAGAAGCTCGAGTTCTGCCGCGAGCTCGGCGCCGAGGTGCTGATCAACTACCGCGACGAGGACTTCGTCGAGCGGGTGAGGGAGGAGACCGACGGCGCGGGGGTCGACGTCGTCCTGGACAACATGGGCGCGAAGTACCTGGCCCGCAACGTCGACGCCCTCGCCGTCGGCGGCCGGCTGGTCAGCATCGGCATGCAGGGCGGCACCAAGGCCGAGCTCGACCTCGGCTTGCTCATGCGCAAGCGGGCCTCGGTGCACGCCACCACGCTGCGCTCCCGGCCGCCGGCCGGGCCCGGGGGCAAGGCCGAGATCGTCGCCGCCGTCCGCCACGACGTCTGGCCCGACGTCGAGCGGGGCGTCGTCCGGCCGATCATCGACCGCCGGCTGCCGATGTCCCGGGCCGCGGAGGCGCACCGCGTGGTGGAGGCCAGCGAGCACATCGGCAAGGTGCTGCTGCTCCCCGAGGACTGA